Proteins encoded within one genomic window of Variovorax sp. OAS795:
- a CDS encoding inositol-3-phosphate synthase produces the protein MNKIRVAIVGVGNCASSLVQGVQFYGNAEGSDFIPGLMHLDLAGYRPSDIEFSAAFDVHAHKVGRDLGEAIYAEPNNTIRFADVPRLGVTVQRGPVHDGIGTYLKDVVPLAPGKARNVAKILKETRTDVVVSYLPVGSEKATQWYAEQVLEAGCAFVNCVPVFIASRPEWERRFAERGLPIIGDDIKSQVGATIVHRILTDLFRKRGVRLDRTYQLNFGGNTDFLNMLERERLLSKKISKTQAVTSQLGHPMKGSDVHVGPSDHVPWLADRKWCYIRMEGTTFGNVPLQCEVKLEVWDSPNSAGVVIDAVRCAKLAMDRGVGGAVLAPSSYFMKSPPQQFTDDEARELVEAFIRGDAEAAAPPVPRPRMHQPAARHAKGSKLA, from the coding sequence ATGAACAAGATACGTGTCGCAATCGTCGGTGTGGGCAACTGCGCCTCCTCGCTCGTTCAGGGCGTCCAGTTCTATGGCAACGCCGAGGGCAGCGACTTCATTCCCGGGCTGATGCACCTGGACCTCGCGGGCTATCGCCCGTCGGACATCGAGTTCAGCGCGGCCTTCGACGTGCATGCGCACAAGGTCGGCCGCGACCTCGGCGAAGCCATCTATGCGGAGCCCAACAACACCATCCGCTTTGCCGATGTGCCCAGGCTCGGCGTCACGGTGCAGCGCGGCCCTGTGCACGACGGCATCGGCACCTACCTGAAGGACGTGGTGCCGCTCGCACCGGGCAAGGCCCGGAACGTCGCAAAGATCCTGAAGGAGACGCGCACCGACGTGGTGGTGTCCTACCTGCCGGTGGGCTCCGAGAAGGCCACGCAGTGGTATGCGGAGCAGGTGCTGGAAGCGGGCTGCGCCTTCGTCAATTGCGTGCCGGTGTTCATCGCCTCGCGGCCCGAATGGGAGCGGCGCTTTGCCGAGCGCGGCCTGCCCATCATCGGCGACGACATCAAGTCGCAGGTGGGCGCCACCATCGTGCACCGCATCCTCACCGACCTGTTCAGGAAGCGCGGCGTGCGGCTCGACCGCACCTACCAGCTGAACTTCGGCGGCAACACCGACTTCCTCAACATGCTGGAGCGCGAGCGGCTGCTGTCCAAGAAGATCTCGAAGACGCAGGCCGTGACCAGTCAGCTGGGGCACCCCATGAAGGGCTCCGACGTGCACGTGGGGCCGAGCGACCACGTGCCGTGGCTGGCCGACCGCAAGTGGTGCTACATCCGCATGGAGGGCACGACCTTCGGCAACGTGCCGCTGCAGTGCGAGGTCAAGCTCGAGGTGTGGGATTCGCCGAACTCGGCCGGCGTGGTGATCGACGCAGTGCGCTGCGCGAAGCTCGCGATGGACCGGGGCGTGGGCGGCGCGGTGCTCGCGCCTTCGAGCTACTTCATGAAGTCGCCGCCGCAGCAGTTCACCGACGACGAGGCCCGCGAACTGGTCGAGGCTTTCATCCGCGGCGACGCCGAAGCCGCCGCGCCGCCCGTGCCGCGGCCGCGCATGCACCAGCCCGCCGCACGTCACGCCAAGGGGAGCAAGCTCGCATGA
- a CDS encoding NAD-dependent epimerase/dehydratase family protein, with product MSQHILITGGAGFIGSHLADELLSHGYRVRVLDNLAPQVHGDSGRRPDYLEADVELAVGDVCDAAAVRKALEGIDAVYHFASAVGVGQSMYEVAHYTRINNLGTAVLLEALIERPVKKLIVASSMSLYGEGLYRTAAGELRTVQERTLEQLRRGDWEWRDEDGVALVPAPTPEDKAPALASVYALSKFDQERMCLMIGRAYNIPTAALRFFNAYGPRQALSNPYTGVLAIFASRLLNGSPPKIFEDGWQQRDFVSVYDIARASRLALEMPAAAGEVFNIGSGEAYSVRDIAQRVAEAVGKENLMPEITGKYRVGDIRHCYADISKARRVLGYSPRVSLEDGLAELAAWLEGQAAVDRVAQASAELSARGLAI from the coding sequence ATGTCGCAGCACATCCTCATCACCGGCGGCGCCGGCTTCATCGGCTCGCATCTTGCGGACGAACTCCTCTCCCACGGCTACCGGGTCCGCGTCCTCGACAACCTTGCGCCGCAGGTGCACGGCGACAGCGGACGAAGGCCCGACTATCTCGAAGCGGATGTGGAACTCGCCGTCGGCGATGTGTGCGATGCCGCGGCGGTGCGCAAGGCGCTCGAGGGCATCGATGCGGTCTACCACTTCGCATCGGCCGTGGGCGTGGGGCAGAGCATGTACGAGGTGGCGCACTACACGCGCATCAACAACCTCGGTACCGCCGTGCTGCTCGAGGCGCTCATCGAGCGGCCGGTGAAGAAATTGATCGTGGCCTCGAGCATGAGCCTCTATGGCGAAGGGCTCTACCGCACCGCGGCCGGCGAGCTTCGCACCGTGCAGGAGCGCACGCTGGAGCAGCTGCGGCGTGGCGACTGGGAGTGGCGCGACGAGGACGGCGTGGCCCTGGTGCCCGCGCCCACGCCGGAAGACAAGGCGCCGGCGCTGGCGTCGGTGTATGCGCTGTCCAAGTTCGACCAGGAGCGCATGTGCCTGATGATCGGCCGCGCCTACAACATTCCCACCGCGGCGCTGCGCTTCTTCAACGCCTACGGGCCGCGCCAGGCGCTGTCCAATCCCTACACCGGCGTGCTCGCGATCTTCGCCTCGCGGCTGCTGAACGGCAGCCCGCCGAAGATCTTCGAGGACGGCTGGCAGCAGCGCGACTTCGTGAGCGTCTACGACATCGCGCGTGCTTCGCGGCTCGCGCTCGAGATGCCCGCGGCCGCCGGCGAGGTGTTCAACATCGGAAGCGGCGAGGCCTACAGCGTGCGCGACATCGCGCAGCGCGTGGCCGAGGCCGTCGGCAAGGAAAACCTCATGCCGGAGATCACCGGCAAGTACCGCGTCGGCGACATACGGCATTGCTATGCCGACATCTCCAAGGCGCGGCGCGTGCTCGGCTACTCGCCCCGCGTGAGCCTGGAAGACGGCCTGGCCGAGCTCGCGGCCTGGCTCGAAGGGCAGGCCGCGGTGGACCGTGTGGCGCAAGCGAGCGCAGAGCTTTCCGCGCGCGGGTTGGCCATATGA
- a CDS encoding NAD-dependent epimerase/dehydratase family protein has translation MNSRDAVLPSRRALDGKDRVTLITGGAGFVGANLAHRLLSEGRRVLVLDNLSRPGVERNLAWLEENHAAGLDVMVADIRDAAAVERAVARADHVFHFAAQVAVTTSLADPREDFAVNALGTLNVLEAARAQRVPPSVLMTSTNKVYGGLEDVVLELEGQRYQPVAEDIASHGISEARPLDFHSPYGCSKGTADQYVHDYARSYGMKTVVFRMSCIYGQRQFGTEDQGWVAHFLLRALDGEPITLFGDGRQVRDILFVDDLVDAFVLAQHHIGKLAGGAFNIGGGPRNVISLLDLLDQIERLEGRRPTTAHEDWRTGDQRYYVSDTRSFEAATGWRPAVGAKEGIERLHRWLQQMRAQPAPARKAGQRRPLFALTGR, from the coding sequence ATGAACAGCCGGGACGCAGTGCTCCCTTCCCGGCGCGCCCTCGACGGCAAGGACCGTGTCACGCTCATCACCGGTGGCGCAGGCTTCGTCGGCGCCAACCTGGCGCACCGGCTGCTGTCGGAAGGCCGCCGTGTGCTGGTGCTCGACAACCTCTCGCGTCCGGGCGTGGAGCGCAATCTCGCGTGGCTCGAAGAGAACCATGCGGCCGGGCTCGACGTGATGGTGGCGGACATCCGCGATGCCGCGGCCGTGGAACGCGCCGTGGCGCGGGCCGACCATGTCTTTCATTTCGCCGCGCAGGTGGCGGTCACGACCAGCCTGGCCGATCCGCGCGAGGACTTCGCGGTCAATGCGCTGGGCACGCTCAACGTGCTCGAGGCGGCGCGCGCGCAGCGGGTGCCGCCCTCGGTGCTCATGACCTCGACGAACAAGGTCTACGGCGGCCTGGAAGACGTCGTGCTGGAACTTGAGGGCCAGCGCTACCAGCCGGTGGCGGAGGACATCGCGAGCCACGGCATTTCCGAGGCGCGGCCGCTCGACTTCCACAGCCCCTACGGCTGCTCCAAGGGCACGGCCGACCAGTACGTGCACGACTACGCGCGCAGCTACGGCATGAAGACCGTGGTGTTCCGCATGAGCTGCATCTACGGGCAGCGCCAGTTCGGCACCGAGGACCAGGGCTGGGTGGCGCACTTCCTGCTGCGCGCACTCGACGGCGAGCCCATCACGCTGTTCGGCGACGGCAGGCAGGTGCGCGACATCCTGTTCGTCGACGACCTCGTCGATGCCTTCGTGCTCGCGCAGCACCACATCGGCAAGCTGGCGGGCGGCGCCTTCAACATCGGCGGCGGCCCGCGCAACGTGATCAGCCTGCTGGACCTGCTCGACCAGATCGAGCGGCTCGAGGGCCGGCGCCCCACGACGGCGCACGAGGACTGGCGCACCGGCGACCAGCGCTACTACGTGTCCGACACGCGCAGCTTCGAGGCCGCCACGGGCTGGCGGCCCGCGGTCGGCGCGAAGGAGGGCATCGAGCGGCTGCACCGCTGGCTGCAGCAGATGCGGGCCCAGCCGGCGCCGGCGCGCAAGGCCGGCCAGCGGCGCCCGCTGTTCGCGTTGACCGGGAGGTGA
- a CDS encoding zinc-binding dehydrogenase, with translation MFASVIASPGQAILQRVERPEPGAGQVLLQLEGSGVCASSLPLWEGREWFDYPQPAGAPGHEGWGRVAAVGEGVEGLAIGDRVAALTYRAHAEYDVADAGAVVPLPASLAGVAMPGEPLGCAVNIFRRSGIQAGQTVAIVGIGFLGAILTRLAAQAGARVIAISRRPFALDVARQAGAAHTIAMDDHWRILDEVKRLTGGSMCERTIEAVGLQWPLDLAGELTGERGRLVVAGYHQDGTRQVNMQMWNWRGIDVVNAHERDPRMYVQGIREAVDMMAAGVLDPAPLFTHRLPLDRLGEALELTRTRPDGFLKAVVTT, from the coding sequence ATGTTCGCGAGTGTCATCGCCTCGCCAGGACAAGCCATCCTGCAGCGTGTGGAAAGACCCGAGCCGGGCGCCGGGCAGGTGCTTCTGCAGCTCGAAGGCTCGGGGGTCTGCGCTTCCAGCCTGCCGCTGTGGGAGGGCCGCGAATGGTTCGACTACCCGCAGCCCGCGGGTGCGCCGGGACACGAGGGCTGGGGCCGCGTGGCGGCAGTGGGGGAGGGCGTCGAAGGCCTTGCCATCGGCGACCGCGTGGCCGCGCTCACCTACCGTGCGCATGCCGAGTACGACGTGGCCGATGCCGGCGCGGTGGTGCCGCTGCCTGCATCGCTGGCCGGCGTGGCCATGCCCGGCGAGCCGCTGGGCTGCGCGGTCAACATCTTCCGCCGCAGCGGCATCCAGGCCGGACAGACGGTGGCGATCGTCGGCATCGGCTTTCTCGGCGCGATCCTCACACGGCTTGCCGCGCAGGCGGGGGCGCGGGTCATCGCCATCTCGCGCCGGCCCTTTGCGCTGGACGTGGCGCGCCAGGCCGGCGCCGCGCACACCATCGCGATGGACGACCACTGGCGCATCCTCGATGAAGTGAAGCGCCTCACGGGCGGGTCGATGTGCGAGCGCACCATCGAGGCGGTCGGGCTGCAGTGGCCGCTGGACCTGGCCGGCGAGCTCACCGGCGAGCGCGGGCGGCTCGTGGTCGCCGGCTATCACCAGGACGGCACGCGCCAGGTGAACATGCAGATGTGGAACTGGCGCGGCATCGACGTGGTCAATGCCCACGAACGCGACCCGCGCATGTACGTGCAGGGCATCCGCGAAGCCGTCGACATGATGGCGGCGGGCGTGCTGGACCCCGCGCCGCTCTTCACGCACCGCCTGCCGCTCGACCGGCTCGGCGAGGCACTCGAACTCACGCGCACCCGGCCCGACGGTTTCCTCAAAGCGGTGGTGACGACATGA
- a CDS encoding Gfo/Idh/MocA family oxidoreductase, with the protein MRAPNAMDALGMVPARGAEGESAGRLRKPRLGFLGVGWIGRNRMEAIARDGCAEIAAVADADARTSEAASALAPGALRLDSLDALLDHALDGIVIATPSALHAQQAEAALARGLAVFCQKPLARTAAETRGVIEAARRANRLLDVDLSYRRTAGMQRIRDLVSAGEIGEVYAVDLVFHNAYGPDKPWFRDPVLSGGGCVIDLGIHMIDLALWTLGFPRVAAVSSRLHAAGRRLVLPSSSVVEDHAVAQIDLAGGAVVRLACSWNLPAGRDAVIEASFHGTRGGAAFRNVGGSFYDFVAERFEGTRTTPLASPPDDWGGRAAVHWARALANGGAFDPRIERLEEVAAVLDAIYER; encoded by the coding sequence ATGAGGGCGCCGAACGCCATGGACGCGCTGGGCATGGTGCCGGCTCGCGGCGCCGAAGGCGAATCGGCTGGGCGGCTGCGCAAGCCGAGACTGGGTTTTCTTGGCGTGGGATGGATCGGCCGCAACCGCATGGAAGCCATTGCACGCGACGGTTGCGCCGAGATCGCGGCCGTGGCGGACGCCGATGCCCGGACCTCCGAAGCCGCGTCTGCGCTCGCGCCCGGCGCGTTGCGCCTGGATTCGCTCGATGCGCTGCTGGACCATGCGCTCGACGGCATCGTGATCGCCACGCCCAGCGCCCTGCATGCGCAGCAGGCCGAGGCGGCGCTCGCACGCGGCCTGGCGGTGTTCTGCCAGAAGCCGCTCGCGCGCACCGCCGCCGAGACCCGCGGCGTGATCGAGGCGGCCCGGCGCGCGAACCGGCTGCTGGACGTGGACCTGTCGTACCGCCGCACTGCCGGCATGCAGCGCATCCGCGACCTCGTGTCGGCCGGGGAGATCGGCGAGGTCTACGCCGTCGACCTTGTATTCCACAACGCCTACGGGCCCGACAAGCCCTGGTTTCGCGACCCCGTGCTTTCGGGCGGCGGCTGCGTGATCGACCTGGGCATCCACATGATCGACCTCGCACTCTGGACCCTGGGCTTTCCGCGCGTGGCGGCGGTGTCGAGCCGCCTGCATGCGGCAGGCCGGCGCCTCGTGCTGCCTTCGTCCTCGGTGGTCGAAGACCATGCCGTGGCGCAGATCGATCTCGCGGGCGGCGCCGTGGTGCGGCTCGCGTGCTCCTGGAACCTGCCGGCCGGGCGCGACGCCGTGATTGAGGCGAGCTTCCATGGCACGCGCGGCGGCGCGGCATTCCGCAACGTCGGCGGTTCCTTCTACGACTTCGTCGCCGAGCGCTTCGAGGGCACGCGCACCACGCCGCTCGCGTCGCCGCCCGACGACTGGGGCGGACGCGCGGCCGTGCACTGGGCGCGCGCGCTTGCGAACGGCGGCGCATTCGATCCCCGGATCGAACGCCTCGAAGAAGTCGCGGCGGTGCTGGATGCCATCTATGAACGCTGA
- a CDS encoding glycosyltransferase family 4 protein: MNAERPRHVLMTADTVGGVWSHALELAAALGERGVRVSLATMGAPLTPVQRRQAAALSTVEMHEGHWRLEWMDAPWEDVRRAGDWLLGLEAAVRPDIVHLNQFAFGALPFAAPRLVVAHSCVASWWRAVHGQPAPAEWNTYRHAVRQGLDGAGLVGAPTAAMLSSLALDYGYAAGGCVLPNGRSGTMFAPGAKEPLVLSAGRLWDAAKNIAALQAVGARLPWPVCVAGPASPPGAAARETAMPPGVQWLGELAPDALAARFARASIYALPARYEPFGLSALEAGLSRCALVLGDIPSLREVWDDAALYVPPDDHDALHAALMRLIGEPALLQEMGCKALDRARRFTPGRMVDAYLSAYARLLAPGAATAARPRRKPEESACAS; this comes from the coding sequence ATGAACGCTGAACGCCCGCGCCATGTGCTGATGACCGCCGACACGGTGGGCGGCGTCTGGAGCCATGCGCTGGAGCTCGCCGCTGCGCTCGGCGAGCGCGGCGTGCGCGTGTCGCTGGCCACCATGGGCGCGCCGCTCACGCCGGTGCAGCGCCGGCAGGCGGCGGCGCTTTCCACTGTGGAAATGCACGAGGGCCATTGGCGGCTCGAATGGATGGACGCGCCGTGGGAAGACGTGCGGCGTGCCGGCGATTGGCTGCTCGGGCTCGAAGCGGCCGTGCGCCCGGACATCGTGCACCTGAACCAGTTCGCCTTCGGCGCGTTGCCGTTCGCCGCGCCGAGGCTCGTGGTCGCGCATTCCTGCGTGGCCTCGTGGTGGCGTGCGGTGCACGGCCAGCCCGCGCCCGCCGAATGGAACACCTACCGCCATGCGGTGCGGCAGGGACTCGACGGCGCCGGCCTGGTCGGCGCACCGACCGCGGCGATGCTCTCCTCGCTGGCGCTGGACTACGGCTATGCGGCGGGAGGCTGCGTCCTGCCGAACGGCCGCAGTGGCACGATGTTCGCACCCGGCGCGAAGGAGCCCCTGGTGCTCTCGGCCGGCCGGCTGTGGGACGCGGCCAAGAACATCGCCGCGCTGCAGGCGGTCGGCGCGCGCTTGCCATGGCCTGTGTGCGTGGCCGGGCCCGCATCGCCGCCGGGCGCCGCCGCACGCGAGACCGCCATGCCGCCGGGCGTGCAGTGGCTCGGCGAGCTGGCGCCCGATGCGCTCGCCGCGCGGTTCGCGCGCGCCTCGATCTATGCCTTGCCCGCGCGCTACGAACCCTTCGGGCTGTCGGCGCTCGAGGCCGGCCTGTCCCGCTGTGCGCTCGTGCTGGGCGACATTCCGAGCCTGCGCGAAGTCTGGGACGACGCCGCGCTGTATGTGCCGCCCGACGACCACGATGCGCTGCATGCGGCGCTGATGCGATTGATCGGCGAGCCGGCGCTGCTGCAGGAGATGGGCTGCAAGGCCCTGGACCGTGCGCGCCGCTTCACGCCCGGGCGCATGGTCGATGCCTATCTGTCGGCCTACGCGCGGCTGCTCGCGCCGGGTGCGGCAACCGCTGCGCGCCCGCGCCGCAAACCCGAGGAGTCCGCATGCGCTTCGTGA
- a CDS encoding glycosyltransferase: MRFVMFCHSLVSDWNHGNAHFLRGICSELLARGHELAVYEPRDAWSRVNLEAEHGHAPIEAFARVYPELHSTACDPATLDLDVALEGADVVLVHEWNDHALVRRIGLHRHGGGRYRLFFHDTHHRSVTDEKSMAAYDLSHYDGVLAFGNVIRDLYRRKGWARRAWTWHEAADTRHFHPLTNEAEEGDLVWIGNWGDGEREAELDEFLLGPVRDLGLKARVHGVRYPDRALERLRAAGIRYAGWLPNYRAPTVFSCHRVTVHVPRRPYVEALPGIPTIRVFEALACGIPLVCAPWHDAEDLFTPGRDFLVANDGAAMRQRLRDVLHDRDLARALREQGLDTVLARHTCAHRVDELLAIHAELEAQPIHLRSIAA, from the coding sequence ATGCGCTTCGTGATGTTCTGCCATTCGCTCGTGTCCGACTGGAACCACGGCAACGCACATTTCCTGCGCGGCATCTGCAGCGAACTGCTGGCGCGCGGCCATGAGCTCGCGGTGTACGAGCCGCGTGATGCATGGAGTCGCGTCAACCTCGAAGCCGAGCACGGCCATGCGCCGATCGAGGCGTTCGCGCGCGTGTATCCGGAACTGCACAGCACCGCCTGCGACCCCGCAACGCTCGATCTCGACGTGGCGCTGGAGGGCGCCGACGTGGTGCTGGTGCACGAATGGAACGACCACGCGCTGGTGCGCCGCATCGGCCTGCATCGCCATGGCGGCGGGCGCTACCGGCTGTTCTTCCACGACACGCACCACCGCAGCGTGACCGACGAGAAGAGCATGGCGGCCTACGACCTCTCGCACTACGACGGCGTGCTGGCCTTCGGCAACGTGATCCGCGACCTGTACCGCCGCAAGGGCTGGGCGCGCCGCGCCTGGACGTGGCACGAGGCGGCCGATACGCGGCACTTCCATCCGCTCACGAACGAGGCGGAGGAGGGCGACCTCGTGTGGATCGGCAACTGGGGCGACGGCGAGCGCGAAGCGGAGCTCGACGAGTTCCTGCTGGGCCCCGTGCGCGACCTCGGCCTGAAGGCGCGCGTGCATGGCGTGCGCTATCCGGACCGCGCGCTGGAGCGGCTTCGCGCGGCCGGTATCCGCTATGCTGGCTGGCTGCCGAATTATCGGGCGCCGACAGTCTTTTCGTGTCATCGCGTCACGGTCCATGTGCCGCGCAGGCCGTACGTCGAGGCGCTGCCGGGTATCCCGACCATCCGCGTGTTCGAAGCGCTGGCCTGTGGCATTCCGCTGGTCTGCGCACCCTGGCACGACGCCGAGGATTTGTTCACGCCGGGCCGCGATTTTTTGGTGGCGAACGACGGTGCGGCGATGCGGCAGAGGCTGCGCGACGTGCTGCACGACAGGGACCTGGCGCGCGCACTGCGCGAGCAGGGCCTGGACACGGTGCTCGCGCGCCACACCTGCGCGCATCGCGTCGACGAACTGCTGGCCATCCATGCCGAACTCGAAGCCCAACCCATCCACCTCCGGAGCATTGCCGCATGA
- a CDS encoding glycosyltransferase yields MKKKLDIAIFGSSLVSAYWNGAATYYRGIVRSMHERGHRVRFFEPDAFGRQQHRDIETPDWAEVIVYYGRNDCDALQTLKEARGADLVIKASGVGVFDAALEKGVLDLQGPSTRVIFWDVDAPATLDRLQANPSDPFHALIPRYDMVLTYGGGDRVVQAYRRLGARECTPIYNALDPTTHYKVGADLRYVADLGFLGNRLPDREARVDEFLLRAATLSPGRYFLLGGSGWGDKALPANVRHLGHVYTADHNAFNRSPKAVLNISRESMARYGFSPATRVFEAAGAGACVITDAWEGIDYFLEPGKEVLVAANAEEVAAHVCALDMEKARRIGDAALRRVLAEHTYAHRAAQLEALLEGRDAVRPLGVTA; encoded by the coding sequence ATGAAGAAAAAACTGGACATCGCCATCTTCGGCTCGAGCCTCGTCTCGGCCTACTGGAACGGCGCCGCCACCTACTACCGCGGCATCGTGCGCTCGATGCACGAGCGGGGCCACCGGGTGCGCTTCTTCGAGCCCGACGCCTTCGGCCGCCAGCAGCATCGCGACATCGAGACGCCCGATTGGGCCGAGGTGATCGTCTACTACGGCAGGAACGATTGCGACGCGCTGCAAACGCTCAAGGAGGCTCGCGGCGCCGACCTGGTGATCAAGGCCAGCGGCGTGGGCGTGTTCGACGCGGCGCTCGAGAAAGGCGTGCTCGACCTGCAAGGCCCGTCCACGCGCGTCATCTTCTGGGACGTCGATGCGCCCGCCACGCTCGACCGCCTGCAGGCCAACCCCAGCGACCCCTTCCATGCGCTGATCCCGCGCTACGACATGGTGCTGACCTATGGCGGCGGCGATCGCGTGGTGCAGGCCTACCGGCGCCTGGGCGCGCGCGAGTGCACGCCGATCTACAACGCGCTCGATCCCACCACCCACTACAAGGTGGGCGCGGACCTTCGCTACGTGGCCGACCTCGGCTTCCTCGGCAACCGCCTGCCCGATCGCGAAGCGCGCGTGGACGAGTTCCTCCTGCGTGCGGCCACCCTGTCGCCCGGGCGCTATTTCCTGCTGGGCGGCAGCGGCTGGGGCGACAAGGCGCTGCCGGCCAACGTGCGCCACCTCGGCCACGTCTACACGGCCGACCACAACGCGTTCAACCGTTCGCCCAAGGCCGTGCTGAACATCAGCCGCGAGAGCATGGCGCGCTACGGCTTCTCGCCGGCCACGCGGGTGTTCGAAGCAGCCGGCGCCGGCGCCTGCGTGATCACCGACGCGTGGGAAGGCATCGATTACTTCCTCGAACCCGGAAAGGAAGTGCTGGTGGCCGCCAACGCCGAGGAAGTGGCGGCCCATGTGTGCGCGCTCGACATGGAAAAGGCCCGCCGCATCGGCGATGCCGCGTTGCGGCGCGTGCTGGCCGAGCACACCTATGCGCACCGCGCCGCGCAACTGGAGGCGCTGCTCGAAGGCCGCGATGCCGTGCGCCCGCTGGGGGTGACCGCATGA
- a CDS encoding glycosyltransferase, whose translation MSTTALRIVILGLSITSSWGNGHATTYRGLVRELARRGHDVLFLERDVPWYAGHRDLPEPPFGRTALYTDLAGLQRDHAADIAAADLVIVGSFVPDGVAVGDWVQSQAPGRSAFYDIDTPVTLAALARSGGTPYLAARQVAGYDLYLSFTGGPTLERLEREFGSPAARVLYCSVDPEVYHPEAVAQDCDLGYMGTYSDDRQPTLEALLLEPARRWSAGRFEVAGAQYSEGIAWPPNVRYTAHLPPAQHRAFYNRQRFTLNVTRADMIRAGWSPSVRIFEAAACGTPIVSDRWDGIESLLVPGEEIFLADTPEEVLALLRDLPDAERRAVGERARRRILSEHTAAHRAAELEGHARALLRVREPA comes from the coding sequence ATGAGCACCACGGCCCTTCGCATCGTCATCCTCGGTCTCTCCATCACCTCATCGTGGGGCAATGGCCACGCCACCACCTACCGCGGCCTGGTGCGCGAGCTGGCGCGGCGCGGGCACGACGTGCTGTTTCTCGAACGCGACGTGCCCTGGTACGCCGGGCACCGCGACCTGCCCGAGCCGCCGTTCGGGCGCACCGCGCTGTACACCGACCTGGCCGGATTACAGCGCGACCATGCAGCGGACATCGCGGCGGCGGACCTGGTGATCGTCGGCTCCTTCGTGCCGGACGGCGTGGCCGTGGGCGACTGGGTGCAATCCCAGGCGCCGGGCCGCAGCGCCTTCTACGACATCGACACGCCCGTCACGCTGGCGGCGCTCGCGCGCAGCGGCGGTACGCCGTACCTGGCGGCGCGCCAGGTCGCGGGCTACGACCTGTACCTGTCGTTCACCGGCGGACCGACGCTCGAACGGCTGGAGCGCGAGTTCGGCTCGCCCGCCGCGCGCGTGCTCTATTGCTCCGTCGATCCCGAGGTCTACCATCCCGAAGCCGTGGCGCAGGATTGCGACCTCGGCTACATGGGCACCTACAGCGACGACCGCCAGCCGACGCTTGAAGCCCTGCTGCTGGAGCCGGCGCGGCGCTGGTCCGCGGGGCGCTTCGAGGTCGCGGGGGCGCAGTACTCCGAAGGCATCGCGTGGCCGCCCAACGTGCGCTACACGGCGCACCTGCCGCCGGCGCAGCACCGCGCCTTCTACAACCGGCAGCGCTTCACGCTCAACGTCACGCGGGCCGACATGATCCGCGCCGGCTGGTCGCCCAGCGTGCGCATCTTCGAGGCCGCGGCCTGCGGCACGCCCATCGTGAGCGACCGCTGGGACGGCATCGAGTCGCTGCTGGTCCCGGGCGAGGAAATTTTCCTGGCCGACACGCCCGAAGAGGTGCTGGCGCTGCTGCGCGACCTGCCGGACGCGGAGCGCCGCGCCGTGGGCGAGCGCGCCCGCCGGCGCATCCTGTCGGAACACACGGCCGCGCATCGCGCCGCGGAACTCGAAGGCCATGCGCGCGCGCTGCTGCGGGTGCGCGAGCCGGCCTGA
- a CDS encoding TIGR04290 family methyltransferase has protein sequence MHDRRPAAPTTAGGADAIRREIDALGPWFHNLHLPGGVQTLPRHFLGGDFPNFKWQEIKPFVPDDLRGWRVLDVGCNAGFYSFELARRGASVVGIDVDAHYLAQARWAAGQLGMASQVEFREMQVYDLAHSDESFDLVWFMGVFYHLRYPLLALDLLAARTRRMMMFQTLTMPGDSVYTETADCSIEDRTPLLESGWPRMAFIEHRLANDPTNWWAPNHAGVEAMLRSSGLRIEARPGHEIYLCVPDAKAQDARRIYASQFESATGAIRGSG, from the coding sequence ATGCACGATCGCCGACCTGCAGCCCCAACCACTGCCGGTGGTGCCGATGCCATCCGCCGGGAGATCGACGCGCTCGGCCCCTGGTTCCACAACCTGCACCTGCCGGGCGGCGTGCAGACGCTGCCCAGGCATTTTCTCGGCGGCGACTTTCCCAACTTCAAGTGGCAGGAGATCAAGCCCTTCGTTCCCGATGACCTGCGCGGATGGCGCGTGCTCGACGTCGGCTGCAACGCCGGCTTCTACAGCTTCGAGCTGGCGCGGCGCGGTGCCTCGGTCGTGGGCATCGACGTCGATGCGCATTACCTCGCGCAGGCGCGGTGGGCCGCGGGCCAGCTCGGCATGGCGTCGCAGGTCGAGTTTCGCGAAATGCAGGTGTACGACCTCGCGCACTCCGACGAAAGCTTCGACCTGGTCTGGTTCATGGGCGTCTTCTATCACCTGCGCTATCCGCTGCTGGCGCTCGACCTGCTGGCCGCGCGCACGCGCCGCATGATGATGTTCCAGACGCTCACCATGCCCGGCGATTCGGTCTATACCGAGACCGCGGACTGCAGCATCGAAGACCGCACGCCGCTGCTGGAGAGCGGCTGGCCGCGCATGGCCTTCATCGAGCACCGGCTGGCCAACGACCCGACCAACTGGTGGGCGCCCAACCATGCCGGTGTGGAAGCCATGCTGCGCTCCAGCGGCCTGCGCATCGAGGCGCGTCCGGGCCATGAAATCTACCTGTGCGTGCCCGATGCCAAGGCACAGGATGCCCGCCGCATCTACGCCTCGCAGTTCGAGTCCGCCACCGGAGCGATCCGTGGCAGCGGCTGA